The Falco naumanni isolate bFalNau1 chromosome 1, bFalNau1.pat, whole genome shotgun sequence genome window below encodes:
- the GSC2 gene encoding homeobox protein goosecoid-2, protein MSSEPVSEADASRRGLKKPCSFSIEDILSSPAEKSPQVLAPLCLQSILDCAPKGLCELETIQASSLQEEEEEEEEEELEGAGCNCCCCSHTTARSLQDSVSWLDAQFPWPMRLFHSTVRVCKSPQGNSSELQTFHQIQRRTRRHRTIFTEDQLQALETLFHQNQYPDVITREHLANRIHLKEERVEVWFKNRRAKWRHQKRVSASALLLQGTKKPSEESR, encoded by the exons atGTCTTCAGAGCCAGTGTCGGAAGCCGATGCCAGCAGGAGAGGCCTCAAGAAGCCGTGTTCATTCAGCATTGAGGACATCCTCTCCAGCCCGGCAGAGAAGAGTCCCCAGGTCCTGGCCCCACTGTGCCTCCAGAGCATCTTGGACTGCGCACCCAAGGGGCTGTGTGAGCTGGAGACCATCCAGGCCAGCtccctgcaggaggaggaggaggaagaggaggaggaagagctggaaggGGCCGGctgcaactgctgctgctgttctcacaCGACTGCCCGTTCCTTGCAGGACTCAGTGAGTTGGCTGG ACGCCCAGTTCCCCTGGCCCATGCGGCTCTTCCACTCAACAGTCAGGGTCTGTAAAAGTCCTCAGGGGAACTCGAGTGAGCTGCAGACTTTCCACCAGATCCAGCGCCGGACACGCCGGCACCGCACCATATTCACTGAAGACCAGCTGCAGGCCCTGGAGACACTTTTCCATCAGAACCAGTACCCGGATGTCATCACCCGCGAGCACCTGGCAAACCGCATTCACTTGAAGGAGGAGAGGGTAGAG GTTTGGTTTAAAAACCGGCGTGCCAAGTGGCGGCATCAGAAGAGGGTGTCTGCTTCAGCACTGCTTCTTCAAGGCACCAAGAAGCCCTCGGAGGAGAGCCGTTAG
- the ESS2 gene encoding splicing factor ESS-2 homolog isoform X1: protein MEGAAVPAASDEALVPAAAAGAAVTTVKEATPPTPRRPKKILDEEAYIELSLCLQSLEKIIQRDFFPDVKKLRAQKEYLEAEENGDLEKMRQIAIKFGSSLGKSSRDTPAPYVTPATFETPEVHPGGLPLGNKSKVGIKAAEEGEAEKDDKDALPSLDSFLAKHTSEDNASFEQIMEVAKEKEKVKHAWLYSAEEEYAQRRNDQLALPSAEQQALENVKAGLETWEYTARNTLMYYPTGVPDEDDVFKKPREVVHRNTRFVKDPFSQAVSKSQLQQAAALNAQYKQGKVGPDGKELIPQESPKVNGYGFVATPSPAPGVNESPFMTWGEIESTPLRLEGSETPYVDRTPGPAFKILEPGRRERLGLKMANEVAAKNRAKKQEALRKVTENLASLTPKGLSPAMSPALQRLVNRTASKYTDKALRASYTPSPAHTGTPGYKTPAGGSHTPTSTPQSRTVSQTPVSQDTTSITDNLLQLPKRRKASDFF from the exons ATGGAGGGGGCGGCGGTTCCAGCGGCCTCAGACGAGGCCTTGGTTCCGGCTGCCGCCGCGGGCGCCGCCGTGACGACGGTGAAGGAGGCGACCCCGCCGACCCCGAGGCGCCCGAAGAAGATCCTGGATGAGGAGGCCTACATCGAG TTGTCTCTCTGTTTGCAGAGTTTAGAGAAAATCATTCAGCGAGATTTCTTTCCTGATGTGAAGAAGTTGCGAGCGCAGAAGGAATATCTGGAGGCTGAAGAAAATGGTGACTTGGAGAAAATGAGACAAATAGCTATCAAGTTTGGCTCTTCCTTGGGCAAATCATCGAGGGACACACCAGCACCCT atGTTACTCCAGCCACATTTGAAACCCCAGAAGTACATCCAGGTGGCCTTCCCCTGGGGAATAAATCCAAAGTTGGCATcaaagctgcagaggaag gagaagcagaaaaagatgaTAAAGATGCACTTCCGAGTCTGGACAGCTTCTTAGCAAAGCACACGAGTGAAGATAATGCTTCATTTGAGCAGATCATGGAAGTGGccaaagagaaggagaaagtcAAGCATGCTTGGCTGTACAGTGCAGAAGAGGAGTATGCCCAG CGACGAAATGATCAGCTGGCACTTCcttcagcagagcagcaagctCTGGAGAATGTGAAAGCCGGACTGGAGACCTGGGAATACACAGCTCGAAACACCCTCATGTATTATCCAACAG gtGTACCTGATGAAGATGATGTATTTAAGAAGCCCAGGGAAGTTGTCCATCGAAACACCCGTTTTGTGAAGGACCCTTTTAGCCAAGCCGTGAGCAAATCACAGCTCCAGCAAGCTGCGGCCCTCAATGCTCAG tacaaGCAGGGCAAAGTGGGACCAGATGGGAAAGAACTGATACCCCAAGAGTCTCCAAAAGTGAATGGCTATGGATTTGTGGCTaccccctctcctgcccctg gtgtgAATGAGTCTCCCTTTATGACATGGGGTGAAATCGAAAGCACCCCTTTGCGTCTAGAAGGGTCAGAAACACCATATGTGGACAGAACACCCGGACCAGCCTTCAAG ATCCTGGAGCCTGGGCGCCGTGAGAGGTTAGGACTCAAGATGGCCAATGAAGTGGCAGctaaaaacagagcaaagaagCAGGAGGCACTTCGAAAAGTGACGGAAAACTTGGCCAG CCTCACTCCAAAAGGACTAAGCCCAGCAATGTCACCAGCTTTGCAAAGACTAGTAAACAGGACTGCAAGTAAATATACTGACAAAGCCCTGCGAGCCAGCTAtactccttccccagcccacaCGGGAACTCCTGGTTACAAGACACCAGCAGGTGGGTCTCATACACCCACAAGCACACCACAGTCTAGGACAGTATCTCAGACGCCGGTATCTCAGGATACTACATCGATCACAGACAATTTACTGCAGCTTcctaaaagaaggaaagcatctgatttcttctga
- the ESS2 gene encoding splicing factor ESS-2 homolog isoform X2, producing MEGAAVPAASDEALVPAAAAGAAVTTVKEATPPTPRRPKKILDEEAYIESLEKIIQRDFFPDVKKLRAQKEYLEAEENGDLEKMRQIAIKFGSSLGKSSRDTPAPYVTPATFETPEVHPGGLPLGNKSKVGIKAAEEGEAEKDDKDALPSLDSFLAKHTSEDNASFEQIMEVAKEKEKVKHAWLYSAEEEYAQRRNDQLALPSAEQQALENVKAGLETWEYTARNTLMYYPTGVPDEDDVFKKPREVVHRNTRFVKDPFSQAVSKSQLQQAAALNAQYKQGKVGPDGKELIPQESPKVNGYGFVATPSPAPGVNESPFMTWGEIESTPLRLEGSETPYVDRTPGPAFKILEPGRRERLGLKMANEVAAKNRAKKQEALRKVTENLASLTPKGLSPAMSPALQRLVNRTASKYTDKALRASYTPSPAHTGTPGYKTPAGGSHTPTSTPQSRTVSQTPVSQDTTSITDNLLQLPKRRKASDFF from the exons ATGGAGGGGGCGGCGGTTCCAGCGGCCTCAGACGAGGCCTTGGTTCCGGCTGCCGCCGCGGGCGCCGCCGTGACGACGGTGAAGGAGGCGACCCCGCCGACCCCGAGGCGCCCGAAGAAGATCCTGGATGAGGAGGCCTACATCGAG AGTTTAGAGAAAATCATTCAGCGAGATTTCTTTCCTGATGTGAAGAAGTTGCGAGCGCAGAAGGAATATCTGGAGGCTGAAGAAAATGGTGACTTGGAGAAAATGAGACAAATAGCTATCAAGTTTGGCTCTTCCTTGGGCAAATCATCGAGGGACACACCAGCACCCT atGTTACTCCAGCCACATTTGAAACCCCAGAAGTACATCCAGGTGGCCTTCCCCTGGGGAATAAATCCAAAGTTGGCATcaaagctgcagaggaag gagaagcagaaaaagatgaTAAAGATGCACTTCCGAGTCTGGACAGCTTCTTAGCAAAGCACACGAGTGAAGATAATGCTTCATTTGAGCAGATCATGGAAGTGGccaaagagaaggagaaagtcAAGCATGCTTGGCTGTACAGTGCAGAAGAGGAGTATGCCCAG CGACGAAATGATCAGCTGGCACTTCcttcagcagagcagcaagctCTGGAGAATGTGAAAGCCGGACTGGAGACCTGGGAATACACAGCTCGAAACACCCTCATGTATTATCCAACAG gtGTACCTGATGAAGATGATGTATTTAAGAAGCCCAGGGAAGTTGTCCATCGAAACACCCGTTTTGTGAAGGACCCTTTTAGCCAAGCCGTGAGCAAATCACAGCTCCAGCAAGCTGCGGCCCTCAATGCTCAG tacaaGCAGGGCAAAGTGGGACCAGATGGGAAAGAACTGATACCCCAAGAGTCTCCAAAAGTGAATGGCTATGGATTTGTGGCTaccccctctcctgcccctg gtgtgAATGAGTCTCCCTTTATGACATGGGGTGAAATCGAAAGCACCCCTTTGCGTCTAGAAGGGTCAGAAACACCATATGTGGACAGAACACCCGGACCAGCCTTCAAG ATCCTGGAGCCTGGGCGCCGTGAGAGGTTAGGACTCAAGATGGCCAATGAAGTGGCAGctaaaaacagagcaaagaagCAGGAGGCACTTCGAAAAGTGACGGAAAACTTGGCCAG CCTCACTCCAAAAGGACTAAGCCCAGCAATGTCACCAGCTTTGCAAAGACTAGTAAACAGGACTGCAAGTAAATATACTGACAAAGCCCTGCGAGCCAGCTAtactccttccccagcccacaCGGGAACTCCTGGTTACAAGACACCAGCAGGTGGGTCTCATACACCCACAAGCACACCACAGTCTAGGACAGTATCTCAGACGCCGGTATCTCAGGATACTACATCGATCACAGACAATTTACTGCAGCTTcctaaaagaaggaaagcatctgatttcttctga
- the TSSK2 gene encoding testis-specific serine/threonine-protein kinase 2 codes for MDDALVLGEKGYVLSNTLGEGSFGKVKSAYCNSLKCNVAIKIIDKRKSPQDFLKRFLPREIEALRCLHHPSIIKTYEIFETSAGKVYIVMELGEKGDLLDYIKNTGAMEEDITRIKFQQLVSAIKYCHDLDFAHRDLKCENILLDKDLNIKLSDFGFSKFLSRDKHGRTILSKTFCGSAAYAAPEVLQGIPCDPRISDIWSLGVILYTMVYALMPFDDSNVRKMICIQKEHRISFPNSKYLTAECKDLIYHLLQPNVSQRLCIDEVLKHSWLQTPKSTTPSPLLAAEEGERYQNLCEGKPEHKQQGRSHSPEREGEENETGSS; via the coding sequence aTGGATGATGCTCTGGTGCTTGGAGAGAAAGGCTACGTCCTGAGCAACACGCTAGGAGAAGGCTCTTTCGGCAAAGTGAAATCTGCCTACTGCAACTCCTTGAAATGCAATGTGGCCATCAAGATAATCGACAAAAGGAAAAGTCCTCAGGACTTCCTGAAAAGATTTCTCCCCAGGGAAATTGAGGCTTTGAGATGTTTGCACCACCCCTCAATCATCAAAACCTATGAGATTTTTGAGACATCAGCTGGAAAAGTGTACATTGTGATGGAGCTGGGGGAAAAGGGAGACCTCCTAGACTACATTAAGAACACAGGAGCTATGGAAGAGGACATCACTCGCATCAAGTTTCAGCAGCTGGTTTCTGCCATCAAGTATTGCCACGACTTAGACTTTGCTCATAGGGACCTGAAATGTGAGAACATCCTTCTTGATAAAGACCTCAACATCAAGCTGTCAGATTTCGgcttttccaaattcttgtcTCGGGACAAACACGGAAGAACTATTCTCAGCAAAACCTTCTGTGGGTCTGCTGCGTACGCAGCCCCTGAAGTGCTACAGGGCATTCCCTGTGACCCCAGGATTTCCGACATATGGAGCCTGGGTGTCATCCTGTATACAATGGTCTATGCTTTAATGCCATTTGATGATTCCAATGTCAGGAAAATGATCTGTATTCAGAAAGAACACAGGATTTCCTTCCCCAACTCAAAATATCTGACTGCGGAGTGCAAGGACCTCATTTACCACTTACTCCAGCCCAATGTGTCTCAGAGGTTGTGCATAGATGAAGTTTTGAAACACTCATGGTTGCAGACTCCAAAATCCACAACCCCTTCCCCTCTGCTAGCTGCAGAAGAGGGTGAGCGTTACCAAAACCTGTGTGAAGGAAAGCCTGAGCACAAGCAGCAAGGCAGATCCCACTCtccagaaagggaaggagaggagaatgAAACTGGATCTTCTTAA